From Acidobacteriota bacterium, a single genomic window includes:
- a CDS encoding CocE/NonD family hydrolase has product MRPIYTCCQALLLAMLLACAILVTSDPALRGQSGMDGPKSYAVLKNVMISMRDGVRLATDIYFPTRNAARIEGKLPAILERTPYDKDHSASLAAFYACHGYVYVSQDTRGRYHSEGVWHMMTDDLNDGYDTAGWLVAQPWSDGKFAMIGTSYVGGTQHAMAETDPPGLAATIPADAVANAGYFGIRNGGALELRFVNWIFFTAPLGSREARDAGTRAVLEEAHQHVREYLMDLPIRRGTTPFKLAPEYEDWLIFELSHGPEDSLWKQPGLDVVDNMVRYKDIPTYLIGGWFDSWDLQTTMTHMALSKAKKGPIKMIMGPWIHGMHEHRSNGQVDFGPIAAIDQEAFSLRWYDHWLKGIDNGVETDAPVKIFVMGGGSEAKLPDGTHEHGGYWRDEHEWPLARTRWTSFYLHRDGGLSSEQPSESDAKITYKFDPANPVPTIGGNISSGDGIMLQGAWDQRCSNVVWNCKDALPLSTRQDVVAFMTPPLTNDMEVTGPIDVKLWASSAAVDTDFTAKLIDVHPPNNDFPAGIDMNLEDGIIRTRYRNSLQKPELMKPGQIYEFTIHLYPTSNVFKAGHRIRLDISSSNFPRFDINPNTGAALGDERGAVATMNTIYMDNDHPSRVVLPVIPR; this is encoded by the coding sequence ATGCGACCTATCTATACCTGCTGCCAGGCACTGCTGCTGGCAATGCTTTTGGCCTGCGCCATCCTCGTAACGAGCGATCCTGCGCTGCGCGGCCAGTCGGGTATGGACGGGCCGAAATCTTATGCGGTTCTCAAGAACGTGATGATTTCCATGCGTGATGGGGTCCGGCTCGCCACCGACATCTATTTCCCCACCAGGAATGCTGCGCGGATCGAAGGAAAGCTGCCAGCCATCCTTGAGCGGACGCCTTACGATAAAGACCATTCCGCGAGTCTCGCTGCATTTTATGCATGCCACGGTTACGTGTACGTTTCCCAGGATACGCGCGGACGGTATCATTCCGAAGGTGTCTGGCACATGATGACTGACGATTTGAACGACGGATACGACACTGCCGGGTGGCTTGTGGCGCAGCCCTGGAGCGACGGAAAGTTCGCTATGATCGGGACCTCATACGTAGGTGGTACGCAGCACGCCATGGCGGAAACCGATCCACCGGGCCTTGCCGCAACCATCCCTGCCGACGCCGTGGCTAACGCCGGCTATTTTGGAATCCGGAACGGCGGCGCCTTGGAGCTGCGGTTCGTGAACTGGATATTCTTCACCGCGCCCCTGGGCAGCCGGGAAGCGCGTGACGCGGGGACCCGTGCCGTGCTGGAAGAAGCGCATCAGCACGTTCGCGAATACCTCATGGACCTTCCCATTCGCAGAGGCACAACTCCCTTCAAGCTGGCACCAGAATACGAAGACTGGCTGATATTTGAGCTGAGCCATGGGCCGGAGGATTCCCTCTGGAAGCAGCCCGGCCTTGACGTAGTGGACAATATGGTGCGGTACAAAGATATTCCCACGTATCTGATTGGCGGGTGGTTTGATTCGTGGGACCTGCAGACCACCATGACCCACATGGCTCTCTCCAAGGCAAAAAAAGGCCCGATTAAAATGATTATGGGGCCGTGGATCCACGGCATGCATGAACACCGCTCGAACGGACAGGTAGACTTTGGGCCAATCGCTGCTATCGACCAGGAAGCTTTTAGCCTGCGCTGGTACGATCATTGGCTTAAAGGAATTGACAATGGCGTTGAGACCGATGCGCCGGTGAAGATTTTTGTCATGGGCGGTGGCAGTGAAGCGAAGCTGCCCGACGGTACCCACGAACACGGCGGATACTGGCGCGACGAGCACGAGTGGCCGCTCGCAAGGACACGATGGACCTCCTTTTATCTCCATCGAGACGGCGGGCTATCCAGTGAGCAACCTTCCGAGTCCGACGCCAAAATCACGTATAAATTCGATCCTGCAAATCCGGTGCCGACCATCGGCGGCAATATCTCGTCGGGCGACGGCATCATGTTGCAAGGTGCATGGGACCAGAGATGCTCTAACGTGGTCTGGAACTGCAAAGATGCGCTTCCACTTTCCACCCGGCAAGACGTGGTGGCCTTTATGACGCCGCCGCTGACAAACGACATGGAAGTCACCGGCCCCATCGACGTCAAGCTCTGGGCATCGTCAGCCGCGGTGGACACGGACTTCACTGCCAAGCTGATCGATGTGCACCCGCCGAACAATGATTTCCCCGCCGGTATCGATATGAATCTGGAAGACGGCATCATCCGGACGCGATACCGCAATTCGCTTCAGAAGCCAGAGCTAATGAAGCCAGGGCAGATTTATGAATTCACCATACATCTTTATCCCACCTCAAACGTCTTCAAGGCCGGCCATCGCATCCGGCTAGATATTTCAAGCAGCAATTTTCCACGATTCGACATAAATCCGAACACCGGCGCGGCTCTTGGCGACGAACGGGGCGCGGTGGCAACTATGAATACCATCTATATGGATAACGATCACCCTTCGCGCGTGGTCTTGCCCGTGATACCCAGATGA
- a CDS encoding GNAT family N-acetyltransferase encodes MTHADHTLACRIEAGEAAGAQAWAEGYQRLFPGDGVTWLEVAGGCAVFAGPASPVTQVQGAGMHGPVGSEELDRIEDFFFSRNSRVQVVVCPLSHPSLLEELAKRGYTVAEMENVLALPLVAKSITPLPTCEVDVRPVQPGEAREWAQAVARGFTEQPEFIPAGSDLKLDKTFIRLLMAGEAAKGYSSFAACLGGSVIGGGSLFIHEGVALLNGASTLAAFRRRGAHSALHFARLTHALDAGCNLARVVTQPGSISQRNAERCGFRVVYTREALVRKPNGRDMRTET; translated from the coding sequence ATGACCCACGCTGACCATACTCTGGCGTGCCGCATCGAAGCCGGTGAGGCTGCGGGCGCGCAAGCCTGGGCGGAGGGTTATCAGCGGCTGTTCCCAGGTGACGGCGTCACGTGGCTGGAAGTCGCGGGCGGATGCGCTGTCTTTGCAGGCCCCGCTTCGCCTGTTACGCAGGTCCAGGGAGCGGGAATGCACGGTCCAGTGGGTAGTGAGGAGCTCGACAGAATCGAAGACTTTTTCTTCTCGCGCAATAGCCGTGTGCAGGTGGTCGTCTGTCCACTGTCACACCCATCGTTGCTTGAAGAATTGGCGAAGCGCGGATACACCGTGGCCGAAATGGAGAACGTACTGGCGCTGCCGCTCGTTGCGAAATCGATCACGCCACTCCCTACCTGTGAAGTCGATGTCCGGCCTGTCCAGCCAGGCGAGGCCCGTGAGTGGGCGCAAGCCGTGGCACGCGGATTTACCGAGCAGCCCGAGTTTATCCCTGCAGGCAGTGATTTGAAATTGGATAAGACTTTCATTCGCTTGCTTATGGCGGGAGAAGCTGCGAAAGGATATTCTAGTTTTGCGGCTTGCCTTGGCGGAAGCGTGATCGGTGGCGGGAGCCTGTTTATCCACGAAGGCGTGGCGTTGTTGAACGGCGCCAGCACGCTTGCCGCTTTCCGCCGGCGTGGCGCGCATTCGGCCCTCCATTTTGCGCGACTCACCCACGCATTGGACGCCGGCTGCAACCTGGCGCGTGTTGTAACGCAGCCGGGTTCAATTTCCCAACGCAATGCCGAGCGGTGCGGATTTCGCGTGGTTTACACCCGTGAGGCGCTGGTGCGGAAGCCGAATGGCAGGGACATGAGGACGGAAACTTGA
- the amrS gene encoding AmmeMemoRadiSam system radical SAM enzyme: MDSGFVRCVACGHRCPIPDGHVGVCKVRFNRGGKLYVPWGYVGGVQCDPIEKKPFFHAYPGALAYSFGMLGCDLHCAYCQNWVTSQALRDPRAVSSPVRGTPELLMQDAIVQGAKVVVSTYNEPLITSEWAVAIFKEARAAGLKTGYVSNGNGTPEVLEYLRPWIDLFKIDLKSFDDPHYRQLGGRLQPILDTIRRTHELGFWVEIVTLLIKGFNDSDDELRRLAEYLVGVSPDIPWHVTAFHKDYKMTDPADTTPEMLRRAVAIGRAAGLHYVYAGNMPGRVGDLENTHCPRCGTMLIERYGYRISEYLITPEGRCPSCKTSIPGRWADRFEGQLSSSPYLPSLRQASTRLTARN; this comes from the coding sequence ATGGACAGCGGGTTCGTGCGGTGTGTCGCCTGCGGCCATCGCTGCCCCATCCCCGACGGTCACGTGGGCGTCTGCAAAGTGCGCTTCAACCGCGGTGGAAAGCTGTACGTTCCCTGGGGCTATGTCGGCGGAGTTCAGTGCGATCCCATCGAGAAGAAACCGTTTTTCCACGCCTATCCTGGTGCTTTGGCTTACAGCTTTGGCATGTTAGGATGCGACCTTCATTGCGCTTACTGTCAGAATTGGGTAACTTCACAGGCCCTTCGCGATCCTCGGGCCGTTTCCTCACCTGTTCGCGGAACCCCCGAATTGTTGATGCAGGACGCGATCGTCCAGGGCGCCAAAGTCGTGGTGAGCACTTACAATGAGCCTTTGATCACCAGCGAGTGGGCCGTGGCCATCTTCAAAGAAGCCCGCGCGGCAGGATTGAAGACCGGGTATGTTTCAAACGGTAACGGAACCCCGGAGGTGCTGGAATACCTCCGCCCCTGGATTGACCTCTTTAAGATCGACCTGAAGAGTTTCGATGACCCCCACTACCGGCAGCTCGGCGGGCGACTGCAGCCCATTCTGGATACGATCCGCCGGACGCACGAACTGGGCTTCTGGGTCGAGATCGTTACGCTGCTGATCAAGGGATTTAACGATTCCGACGACGAGCTCAGGCGGCTGGCAGAATATCTTGTCGGCGTCTCGCCCGACATCCCGTGGCACGTTACCGCATTTCATAAGGATTACAAGATGACGGATCCCGCCGACACCACGCCGGAAATGCTGCGACGGGCCGTGGCCATTGGTCGCGCCGCCGGGCTGCACTATGTGTATGCGGGCAATATGCCGGGCCGGGTGGGCGACCTTGAGAATACGCATTGCCCACGCTGCGGGACGATGCTTATCGAGCGCTATGGCTACCGCATTTCAGAGTATCTGATTACCCCTGAGGGCCGCTGCCCGTCGTGCAAAACATCCATCCCAGGCCGGTGGGCTGATCGGTTTGAAGGCCAGCTTTCCAGTTCGCCTTATTTGCCCTCCCTCCGCCAAGCCAGCACGCGACTAACCGCACGCAATTGA
- a CDS encoding CPBP family intramembrane metalloprotease — MGGALCAIADVERRCGGVGEETACRRVTASHHVCNLAACHRIRAGAAMGRIESEVGGPPSRAVRAVNPIITVAEILAVYAAILLYIWQWQVAYPFFWAAMLAAVLLSQWAYHDTLEEMGLTGQDFRACARASLPILAIVITASVFYSLWVHESIGKLASPRSLLMFAGYFVWCSFQQFLTQSYFHRRLMRVVQTPRLRSFVVGLLFAGAHIPNPVLMAATFAGGIVFAEIFYRHRNIWPLAFVQAVAGLAIGALSPPWFIHGMRVGPGYFLFHVH, encoded by the coding sequence ATGGGAGGAGCTCTTTGCGCCATTGCCGATGTCGAGCGAAGATGCGGCGGCGTTGGTGAGGAAACTGCTTGCCGGCGGGTAACCGCCTCCCACCATGTCTGCAACCTTGCAGCGTGCCATAGAATAAGAGCGGGAGCGGCAATGGGACGAATAGAGTCAGAGGTTGGTGGCCCGCCATCGCGGGCTGTTCGCGCTGTCAATCCCATAATCACAGTCGCCGAAATTCTGGCTGTTTACGCGGCCATTCTGCTCTACATCTGGCAATGGCAGGTTGCCTACCCGTTCTTTTGGGCTGCGATGCTGGCTGCCGTCCTCTTGAGCCAGTGGGCCTATCACGACACGCTGGAAGAAATGGGGTTGACGGGGCAGGATTTTCGGGCATGCGCGCGGGCCAGCCTCCCCATTCTGGCCATCGTCATCACAGCGTCAGTTTTTTATAGCCTGTGGGTTCATGAGAGCATAGGAAAGCTTGCGTCTCCGCGTTCCTTGCTGATGTTTGCCGGGTATTTCGTATGGTGCTCTTTTCAGCAATTCCTTACGCAGTCTTATTTTCACCGGCGGTTGATGAGGGTGGTCCAGACTCCGCGTTTGCGCTCGTTTGTCGTCGGACTTCTCTTTGCCGGTGCACACATTCCCAACCCTGTTCTGATGGCGGCAACCTTCGCAGGCGGGATCGTCTTTGCGGAAATCTTCTACCGGCATCGCAACATCTGGCCGCTGGCGTTTGTGCAGGCTGTAGCCGGATTAGCGATTGGGGCGCTCTCACCTCCGTGGTTCATTCATGGCATGCGGGTCGGCCCCGGATACTTCCTGTTTCACGTTCATTAG
- a CDS encoding M1 family peptidase produces MRHSCIVLVGSLVACLTAVPSLSLAQTYQSHIEHPIVQYKMSASLYPSTRTIKGHYLLTWWNHTDDVIPDVYMHLYLNAFKNLDSTFMRRDPMAREHDSLTDWLTIPGKDKWGWEQIDKIQIVNGADLTPLITYAHPDDNNADDRTVVRIQLPQPIPPKGTIELSVDFTSKLPRAFARTGYDGDFYMVSQWFPKIGVYEGPGDRGRTAGGWNCHQFHRYTEFYADYGSYDVDLTLPSEYIVGSTGFQRSEKKDAGGTTTYNFYQQDVHDFAWTASPDFKKITRIFDWGKEVRGDEVTRWSGILGLPASEIALRNVSVTLLLQPYHRNLEDRYIRAAFNGLKYYGLRFGAYPYDTLTVVDPPRNSYTSGMEYPTLFVAGSTFWPGKHELQPEGVTVHEFGHQFWYGLVGNNEFEEPWLDEGFVTYSTGKVLEAAYGNPCSYLRVLGIPLQAYAWLQVPLPKFPFAGVGSIPLGPYFSCVKLPEQTSGRSLYLLHATDDNMARNGWQYRSRLSYVVNSYMRPGLSLDTLEQYLGPTVMARVMRTYQQEWRYRHPATRDFIDVVNKVSGRDMDWFFQQFFYNSNLADYAVASIWNEPLYGHTGIYDEGGKKAYYSRATALREYEESKQKQYHSTVIIRRLGDASAPVDIDVRFDDGRVVHEQWDGRYRWTKFTYDGPHKVASAVVDPSRKLLLDANYTNNSRTVKASSVFALKWYIRWIFWIENLFFAAGFFS; encoded by the coding sequence ATGCGCCATTCTTGCATAGTGCTGGTGGGAAGCCTGGTCGCTTGTCTAACGGCCGTTCCCTCTCTCTCCCTAGCTCAAACCTACCAGTCGCATATCGAGCATCCCATCGTCCAGTACAAAATGTCGGCATCGCTGTATCCCAGCACGAGAACCATCAAGGGTCACTATCTGCTGACGTGGTGGAACCATACCGATGACGTCATTCCCGACGTCTATATGCACTTGTACCTCAACGCCTTCAAGAACCTGGATAGCACTTTCATGCGCCGGGACCCTATGGCCAGGGAACATGACTCGCTGACGGACTGGCTAACCATTCCAGGGAAGGATAAATGGGGCTGGGAACAGATTGACAAGATTCAAATTGTCAATGGAGCTGACCTGACTCCACTCATCACCTACGCGCACCCTGATGACAACAATGCCGACGATCGAACGGTGGTGCGAATCCAACTTCCGCAGCCAATTCCTCCAAAAGGAACCATCGAACTCTCCGTCGACTTTACCTCAAAGCTGCCGCGGGCTTTTGCCCGGACCGGCTACGATGGGGATTTTTACATGGTTAGCCAGTGGTTTCCCAAGATCGGCGTGTACGAAGGGCCGGGCGATCGCGGCCGAACGGCCGGCGGGTGGAACTGCCACCAGTTCCACCGGTACACTGAGTTTTACGCTGACTATGGAAGCTACGACGTTGACCTGACACTTCCGTCCGAATACATCGTGGGCTCCACAGGTTTCCAGCGCTCCGAAAAGAAAGACGCTGGCGGAACCACGACTTACAATTTCTATCAGCAGGATGTCCACGATTTTGCCTGGACGGCCAGCCCAGACTTCAAGAAGATCACTCGCATCTTCGACTGGGGGAAGGAAGTCCGGGGCGACGAAGTCACGAGGTGGAGCGGGATTCTGGGGTTGCCTGCATCAGAAATCGCGCTACGTAATGTGTCGGTAACGCTTCTGCTGCAACCATACCACCGGAATCTCGAAGACCGCTACATTCGAGCCGCCTTCAATGGGTTGAAGTATTACGGATTGCGGTTCGGCGCCTACCCATATGACACTTTGACGGTTGTTGATCCGCCGCGCAATTCCTATACCTCGGGGATGGAATATCCAACCTTATTTGTCGCGGGCAGCACCTTCTGGCCGGGAAAACATGAGCTCCAACCGGAAGGCGTAACCGTCCATGAATTTGGCCATCAGTTCTGGTACGGACTCGTGGGCAATAATGAATTTGAAGAGCCGTGGCTTGATGAGGGCTTTGTCACCTACTCGACCGGCAAAGTTCTTGAAGCGGCCTATGGCAATCCGTGTTCGTACCTGCGCGTCCTTGGCATTCCGCTGCAGGCATACGCCTGGCTGCAGGTCCCTCTGCCAAAATTTCCATTTGCGGGGGTTGGATCCATTCCCCTGGGGCCTTACTTCTCATGCGTTAAATTGCCGGAACAGACTTCGGGTCGCAGCCTATACCTTCTGCACGCTACCGACGACAATATGGCGCGGAACGGTTGGCAGTACCGGAGCCGGTTGAGCTATGTGGTGAATTCCTATATGCGGCCAGGGCTGAGTTTGGACACGCTTGAGCAATACCTCGGGCCGACTGTTATGGCGCGTGTGATGAGGACATACCAGCAGGAGTGGCGCTATCGTCACCCGGCCACGCGAGACTTCATCGACGTGGTTAACAAGGTTTCAGGCCGGGACATGGATTGGTTCTTCCAGCAATTCTTCTACAATTCCAACCTTGCGGATTATGCCGTCGCCAGCATCTGGAATGAGCCTCTCTACGGCCACACCGGCATCTACGACGAAGGCGGAAAGAAGGCTTATTATTCCCGGGCGACGGCTCTCAGAGAGTACGAGGAAAGCAAACAGAAGCAATATCACTCGACCGTCATCATTCGGCGTCTGGGCGATGCGTCGGCACCGGTGGACATCGACGTCCGGTTTGATGATGGCAGGGTTGTCCATGAACAATGGGACGGCAGATACCGATGGACAAAATTCACTTATGACGGGCCCCACAAGGTGGCGTCGGCCGTTGTCGACCCATCTCGCAAACTCCTGTTGGACGCCAATTACACAAACAACAGCCGCACCGTGAAAGCGAGTTCAGTGTTTGCCCTTAAATGGTATATCCGATGGATTTTCTGGATTGAAAACCTGTTTTTTGCGGCAGGATTTTTCAGCTAG
- a CDS encoding TonB-dependent receptor, whose protein sequence is MRVLQTDVTRDSKFWRTAALALVGILGSIILSGPVSYGYTPQPTQELTGEVVNENNVPIAGVDCVLQGGVLPSQGISVTTGSNGDFSVRGLLPGTYVVTCTALGYEPFVKTGLEINSGQAATVHAVMPTQKKLIQKVEVRAEGGTVAEQASTTPATLGSEELTTLPIAEQKFKAFLPLVPGVIRSPNGKINIKGTVENQGMLLVDGAQAVDPTTGSFDIDLSIDAIQSLNVYKAPFDAQYGGFSGGLTTIETKAPSYRWGWDLNDFFPGFRGRSGQLVGINDWEPRLSFTGPILKDRLNFSESFIYDILKIPVRGLAWPNNETKKEGYNSLTTLQYVFSPRHLVSFNLHLFPRKQEFANINSLIDHPASANLSERGYSVQGNDSFQFESGAILNGLFKYTRFDANSHGQGPETMLVTPNGYGGNYFNEWARKSNQEEGTLNYRLPGWTKLGKHRTEIGGDFIYRSYTGTSLSRTVLVTRQDGTVAQRLDFLGTGGAPSTESPSLFSTSNAEGAAYVGDHWMLNKRAALDFGFRYYGQAVGNPYSFAPRMGMVFTPDENGRTIIRAGVGIFKSRIPLLEADYSSNPAKVVTLFDTTGNIMGAPVTYTSRCATRIRTGLSLLPDCSDLDATPYNLTWNAEVDRQLTSRVAFRASYLRSSTYKDFVVNPVQTFPTAGMMLLSNRGAARYHEFEAMVSYRDARGNQLNASYVRSRTIGDLNSMSHIYVPFEDPIIRPDVYASLDADVPDRMIAWGIFHLPREVVFAPVIDLHTGFPWSKVDEFQNYFGEPNSNRFPAFFSFDFKIWKVFPLPHWLPWGGGFKLRWGIGVRNLTDARDPRDVYNNITSPNFGHFVGFQHRVIEVDVDTGE, encoded by the coding sequence GTGCGCGTTTTGCAGACTGATGTCACACGCGACAGTAAATTTTGGCGGACGGCTGCTTTAGCTCTTGTTGGCATCCTCGGATCCATCATCCTGAGTGGCCCCGTTTCCTATGGGTATACCCCCCAACCAACCCAGGAGTTAACAGGCGAGGTCGTTAATGAAAACAATGTCCCAATTGCCGGAGTCGACTGCGTCCTCCAGGGCGGCGTCCTGCCCAGCCAGGGAATTTCCGTTACTACAGGCTCTAATGGCGACTTTAGCGTTCGAGGTCTGTTGCCCGGGACGTATGTCGTGACCTGCACTGCGCTTGGATATGAACCTTTCGTCAAGACCGGCCTGGAGATAAACTCGGGCCAGGCAGCGACCGTTCATGCTGTGATGCCGACACAAAAAAAGCTCATACAGAAAGTGGAAGTCCGGGCCGAGGGGGGCACCGTCGCGGAGCAGGCCTCGACGACTCCGGCCACGCTAGGCTCGGAGGAGCTTACAACCTTGCCCATTGCAGAGCAAAAGTTCAAGGCATTCCTGCCGCTGGTACCTGGAGTCATCCGGTCTCCCAACGGAAAGATCAACATCAAGGGGACCGTAGAAAACCAAGGCATGCTCCTGGTGGATGGCGCCCAGGCGGTGGATCCCACCACGGGCAGTTTCGATATCGATCTTTCCATTGATGCCATCCAGTCACTGAATGTTTATAAGGCGCCTTTTGACGCCCAGTATGGTGGGTTCTCCGGGGGGTTGACCACTATAGAAACCAAGGCGCCATCCTACCGTTGGGGTTGGGACCTTAACGACTTTTTCCCTGGCTTTCGCGGCCGAAGCGGCCAACTGGTGGGGATCAATGACTGGGAACCCAGGCTCAGCTTTACCGGCCCAATCTTAAAAGACCGTCTCAACTTTTCCGAGTCATTCATCTACGACATTTTGAAGATTCCCGTTCGGGGACTTGCCTGGCCTAATAACGAAACGAAGAAGGAAGGGTACAATTCACTTACGACGCTGCAGTACGTCTTCTCGCCCCGGCATCTCGTGTCCTTCAACCTCCACCTGTTCCCGCGAAAGCAGGAGTTCGCCAACATCAATTCGCTGATCGACCACCCTGCCTCAGCAAATCTTTCAGAACGCGGCTACTCCGTCCAGGGAAATGACAGTTTCCAGTTTGAGTCCGGCGCCATCCTCAACGGCCTCTTCAAATACACCCGGTTTGACGCCAACTCGCACGGCCAGGGCCCTGAGACGATGCTCGTTACGCCGAACGGTTATGGCGGAAACTATTTCAATGAATGGGCACGAAAAAGCAATCAGGAAGAAGGCACGTTGAATTATCGCTTACCCGGCTGGACAAAGCTGGGCAAGCACCGGACAGAAATTGGCGGCGACTTTATCTACCGCTCCTATACCGGAACGAGCCTGTCAAGAACGGTGCTCGTAACACGGCAGGATGGCACGGTTGCACAAAGGCTTGACTTTCTAGGCACCGGCGGAGCTCCTTCCACGGAATCCCCATCATTGTTTTCAACCAGCAACGCAGAGGGAGCGGCCTACGTGGGCGATCATTGGATGCTGAACAAGCGCGCCGCCCTGGATTTCGGATTTCGTTATTACGGGCAGGCGGTTGGCAATCCCTATTCATTCGCGCCCCGAATGGGAATGGTATTTACACCAGACGAAAACGGCCGGACCATCATCCGCGCCGGTGTCGGCATTTTCAAGTCACGCATACCGCTGCTCGAAGCCGACTACAGCAGCAATCCCGCGAAAGTGGTGACTCTGTTCGACACCACGGGAAATATTATGGGGGCCCCGGTAACTTACACAAGCCGATGCGCCACAAGAATACGAACAGGACTGAGCCTCCTCCCCGATTGCTCCGATCTTGACGCCACACCTTATAACCTGACCTGGAACGCAGAGGTTGATCGCCAGCTCACCAGCCGCGTCGCCTTCCGCGCCAGTTACCTTCGCAGCAGCACTTATAAGGATTTCGTCGTCAATCCCGTGCAGACTTTTCCAACCGCGGGCATGATGCTGCTCTCCAACCGCGGGGCCGCGCGATACCACGAATTTGAAGCCATGGTAAGTTACCGTGACGCCCGGGGGAACCAGTTGAACGCCTCGTACGTCCGCAGCAGGACGATAGGTGACCTCAATTCAATGTCGCACATCTATGTCCCGTTCGAAGATCCCATTATTCGCCCGGACGTTTACGCCAGCCTTGATGCCGACGTCCCTGACCGCATGATCGCATGGGGAATCTTTCACCTTCCCAGGGAAGTTGTCTTTGCACCGGTTATCGATCTGCACACAGGATTTCCCTGGTCGAAGGTCGACGAATTCCAGAATTACTTCGGTGAGCCTAACAGCAACCGGTTTCCAGCATTTTTTTCGTTTGACTTCAAGATCTGGAAGGTATTTCCTCTGCCACACTGGCTCCCCTGGGGGGGTGGGTTCAAGTTGAGGTGGGGAATTGGGGTCCGCAATCTGACGGATGCACGCGATCCACGAGATGTTTACAACAACATCACATCGCCCAATTTTGGCCACTTTGTCGGATTCCAGCATCGGGTAATTGAGGTCGACGTGGACACCGGAGAATAG